In the genome of Armatimonadota bacterium, the window GGGTGAGGCCGATGCGGTGGTCCGTGACCCGGTTCTGCGGGAAGTTGTACGTGCGGATCTTCTCGCTGCGCTCGCCGGTGCCCACCTGCTGGCGCCGCTGGGCCGCGATCTGCTCCTGCTGCTCCCGCTGGCGGCGTTCCAGCAGGTGCGACCGGAGGATGCGCAGGGCCTTCTCCCGGTTCTGGTACTGGCTGCGTTCGTCCTGGCAGGTGACCACGATCCCCGTGGGCAGGTGGCGCACCCGGACCGCGGTCTCCACCTTGTTCACGTGCTGCCCGCCTGCCCCGCCCGCCCGGAAGGTCTCGAGCTCGATCTCCTCCGGCCGGATCTCCACCTCCACCTCCTCCGCCTCCGGGAGCACCGCCACCGTGGCCGTGGAGGTGTGGATGCGGCCTGAGGCCTCCGTGACCGGCACCCGCTGTACCCGGTGCACCCCGCTTTCGTGCTTGAGCCGGCTGTACGCTCCCTTCCCCGCGATCCCCAGGGTGGCGGACTTCACCCCGCCCAGGTCGCTGGGTTGCAGGTCCAGGATCTCCACCTTCCACCCCTTGCGCTCCGCGTACCGGGTGTACATCCGCATCAGATCCCCCGCAAACAGGGCCGCTTCCTCCCCGCCGGTTCCGGGCCGGATCTCCAAGATCACGTTCCGGTCGTCGTACGGGTCGCGGGGCGCCAGGCGCTCTTCCAGGCGGGCCCGCACCTCCGTCTCCTCACGGCGCAGCCGCTCCAGCTCCGCCTCCGCGAGCTCCCGCACCTCCGGATCCGCATCGCGTCGCAGGGTCTCCGCTCCTTCCATCTCCCGCCGGATGCGGCGCAGCTCTCGGATGAGGGCCACGAGCTCTTCCAGCTCCGCGTGCTCCTTCGCCAGCTCCCGGTACCGGGCCGGATCGGAGAACACCGCAGGGTCGCTCAGCCGCTCGGTCAGGGCCTCGTAACGGGCTTCGTATGTCTCCAGATGTCTCCAGTCCAGCATTCCCTACACCACCGTCCGCTCCAGCACTCCCTCCTCCCGGAGGAGGACGTTCTCCAGGGCCCGGATGGCCACCTCCACCTGGGCATCGTCCGGCTCCCGGGTGGTGAGGTGCTGTAACCAAAGTCCCGGCCAAATCAGGGGCCGGACCCACCGGGAACGGGCCCCTGCCCGGATCACCTCGTAGCTCAGCCCCGCCACGAGGGGCAGGAGCAGCACCCGGGAGGCGATCCGCTCCCACAGCGGCGGCTTGCCCAGGAGGGAGAAGACCATCACCGCCACCCCCATCACCACCAGCAGGAAGGAGGTGCCGCAGCGGGGGTGGAACCGGCTCTGCTTCTGGACCTCCGAGACCACGAGGGGCACACCGCGCTCCCATGCGTTTACCGCCTTGTGCTCCGCCCCGTGATACATGTACACCCGGCGCAGGTCCGGGAGCAGGCCCACGAGCCCGATGTACAGAACGAGGATCGCCACCCGGATGCATCCCTCCGCGAGGTTAAAGGCCACGGGGGGAAGGTCGTGGCCCACCCACCGGACCAACACGGTGGGCGTCACGAAGAAGAGCCCCACCGCGACCCCCAGCCCTCCCGCCAGGCTCAGGGCGACCTCCCGACCGGAAAGTTCCCGGCCGGCCTGCTCGGAGACGACCTGGTTCGCGGAGTACAGGAGGGCCCGGATGCCGAGGCTGAGGGCCTCGTACAGCACCACCACCCCGCGCACCACGGGGAGCCTGGCCCAGCGGCTCCGCACCAACAGGCTCGGACGGTGGTAGACCTCCTCCACGATCCGGCCCTCCGGCGCCCGCACCGCGGTGCTCACCCAGCTGGGGCCCCGCATCATGACCCCTTCCAGCACCGCCTGCCCGCCGATCATCAGGCGCACGGATCCCCGCATCCCGTAGCATCCTAACACCCGCGGGGCAGGCAGTGGGATCCCTTATCGGAGGTAGCGGAGGGGATCCACGGGTTGACCCCGGACCCGCACCTCGAAGTGCAGGTGGGACCCCGTACAGGCACCGGTGCATCCCACCGCGGCGATTCGCTGGCCCTGCTGCACCCACTGGCCCGGCCGCACGAAGAGCCGGGAGGCGTGTCCGTAGAAGGTCTCTAGACCCCCTCCATGATCCAGGACCACCAGGAGCCCGTAGCCTCCGTACCACCCCGCATGGCGCACCCGGCCCGAGCGGGCTGCGTGAATGGGCGTTCCCCGAGGGGCCGAGATGTCAATGCCGTCGTGGTGGCGGCGCCAGCGTCTGCCGAACCGGCTCGTGATCACCCCCCGCGCGGGCCACAAAAACCCGACCCTCCGCCGCACGACGGAAATCTGCGTGGAAGTCCCGGAAGCGGGGATACGCAGGCGCTGCCCCGTCCGCAGCCGGTCGCTTCGAAGGCCGTTGGCGTCCATCAGGGCTTGAACCGTGACTCCGTAGCGCCGGGCGATGAGCCACAGGCTATCCCCGGGCCGCACGGTGTACACCCGCAAGCCCTCCTGCCCTCCCGGCGGGGCAGGGGGGTGAGAGGGGAACACGGCGGGCTGCGAAATGCCCCTCCCCGGAATCCGCAGGACCTGGCCGATCCGGAGAACCTGGGTCGGCTTCATCCCGTTCGCCGCAGCGATGGCCTCCACCGTGACCCCGTAGCGCCGGGCAAGATCCCAAAGGGTATCCCCGGGCCTGACGATATGGACGAGTGGGGGAACCCGGCCGGGGGTCGCCCCGCGAGAGGTATCAGGGAATCCGAGGACCAGCAGGCATAGGCACAGAACCACCCACGCTCCCTTCCGCATCGCCCGACCTTCGCCCGGGGAGTTTTGTCTGAACTGCGAAAGATTCTAACAAAGTCTCCGGGCCATGCATAGACCCTGGAACAAGGTCCTCCCTAGGTGTGCTGGGCAGGCGTCTATGGTTAAGGGAGCCGGTGGGTGCGGAGGTACTCCGCGAGGCCCACCAGACCCAAAAAGAGTCCGGCGAGGGAGGCGGCGTAGGCGGAGAGGGAGAGGAGGAGGTTTTGGGGGATCAGCCGGAGGGTGGTGAGGAAGAGCAGAGACCAGGAAGCGAGCAGGATCCCCAGGCCGAGGGCCACGAGCCGCAGGGAGCGATTCACGGACCGCTTCGGGAGGCGGGCTCGGGCTGCCTCTCCTCGCTCAGCAGCCAGCATTGGGCCAGGTGGCCGGGAGAGGCCTCAAACTCGGGCGGGACGAGCCGGTCGCACATCCCGGGAATCCGGGCCGGGCAGCGGGGGTGGAACCGACATCCGTTAGGGGGTCGCAGGAGGCTCGGGGGTTCCCCGGGCGGGACCGGGCGCAGCCGCTGGGCGTTTCGGGGATCCGGATCGGGGATCGCCGCGAGGAGTGCCTGGGTGTAGGGGTGCCGGGGGTTGCGCAGGAGTTCCTCTACCGGGGCCTGCTCCACGATCCGGCCCGCGTACATCACGAAGACCCGGTCGCAGAAGTACCGCACCGTGGAGAGGTCATGGGTGATGTAGAGGATGGTGAGCTGGTGGACCCGCTGCAGGGCCCGCAACAGCTGCAGGATCTCCACCCGCACGGAGGCGTCCAGCATGGAGACGGGCTCGTCCGCGATCAGGAGTCTGGGATTGAGGATCTGGGCCCGGGCGATCACCAGCCGCTGCTGCTGCCCGCCGCTCAGCATGTGGGGATACCGGGGCAAGAACTCCTCTACGGGCACAAGCCCGACTTCTTCCAGCACCGACCGGATTCTGTGGATCCGCTCCCGAGCGGGAACGCCGTGGATGCGGAGGGGTTCTTCCAGGATGCGCCGCACGGTCAAGAAGGGGGCCAGGGCTCCGTAGGGATCCTGCTGCACGTATCCCATGCGCGAACGTGCCCAGCGGAGATGCCGGCGCAGGGGTCTTCCCTCGAAGAGGATCTCTCCCCGGGTGGGAGGCACGAGCCCCAGCAGGGTCTTCGCGAGGGTGCTCTTCCCGCACCCGCTCTCCCCCACCACCGCCACCGCCTCCCCCCGCCGCAGCGCGAAGGTCACCCCATCCACGGCCCGCACCCACCCCACGTGCACGAATCCCCATCGCCGCAGCTCGAACCAGGTATGCAGGTCCCGCACCTGGAGGACGTCATCCCCCACGACTCCCCTCCCACAGCCAACACTTTACCCACCGGTCCCCGTCCACCCAAAACCCGGGAGGGTCCACCGCGCACCGGTCAAAGCGGGCTGGGCAACGGTCCGCGAACCGGCAGCCCGCGGGCGGCCGGATGAGGCTCGGCGGCCGGCCCGGGATGGGTGCGAGAGGCCGATCTCCCCGGAGAGTGGGCACGCTCCCCAGCAGCGCCCGGGCGTAGGGGTGGAGGGGTGCGGTGAAGAACTGCGAGGCGGAGCACCGCTCCACCACCTGTCCCGCGTACATCAGCACCACCTCGTCCGCGAGCTCGCTCGCGGTGGCAAGGTCGTGGGTGATGAAGAGGAAACTCGTTCCCAGCTCCCACTTGATGGTTTTCAGGACGTTCAGGAGTGCCGCCTGGGTGAGCACGTCCAGAGCACTCGTGGGCTCGTCGAGGATCACCAGATCCGGCCGGAGCACCAGAGCCTGGGCTAGGGCGACCCGTTGTCGCATGCCGCCGCTGAGCTCGAAGGGATAGCGGTCCACGAAGTCCAGGGGCAAGCCCACCAGCCGGAACGCCTCCTCCACCAGAGGCCGCGCCTCCGTGGCCTTCCCCGCGAGCCCGTGCAGGAGAAGGGGCTCCGCCACCTGGTCCCCCACCCGGAGTACGGGGTTGAGGGCGTTCTGGGCCGCCTGCGGCACCAGGCTCACCCGACGCCAACGCACCTCCCGGCGAAACCGCTCCTCCGGCATCTGCAGCAGCTCCAGCCCGTCCAGGTACACCCGGCCGGAGTAGGTGTGCACGTTGCGGGGCAGCAGCCGCAGGATGGCCCGGGCAAGGGAGCTCTTCCCGCACCCGCTCTCCCCCGCCACCACCAGGGTCCGACCGCGCCGGAGCTCGAAGCACACCCCATCCACGGCCTGCACGGGTCCCTGGGAGGTGCGGAAGTAAAGGCGCAGGTCCTCCACCCGCAGCACGCTACAGCTCCCGCAGACGCGGGTTGAAGATGCGATCCAGGGCGAACCCGAGCAGGGTGAACCCCAAGCCGGCGAGCATCAGGAGGGACGCGGGCTCCAGCACCCAGTAGTACTGCCCCACGTAGAGGGCCCCGGCCCGGTACGCGTCCTCGATCACCTTCCCCCAGGTGGGCAGGAGCGGATCTCCGAGTCCCAGGACGCTCAAGGTGGCCTCCAGGAACACGAAGCCCGGAATGAGCGTGACGAACTGCGGCACCAGGATGGGAACCGCTCGGGGCACCATGTAGAGGAACACGATGCGCAGTCCGCTCGCCCCGTATGCTCGGGCCGCCTCGATGTACGGGGATTCCTTCACCTGCAGGAACAGGGCCCGGTAGGTCTTGATCCCACCTCCGAAGATCCCCAGCAGGATCACCACGCCCACCATGACCGGGAGACTCCGGGAGTACAGGGTGGCGATCATGATGAGGATGGGGAGGCCCGGCAGGATGAGGTTCACCTCCGTGATGCGCTGGATGAGCCCGTCCACCCACCCCCCGTACCACGCGCCCAGGGCCGCGATCACCAAGGTGCTCACGCTGCTCCCCACCGATGCCACCAGCCCGAACGCCATGGCCACGGGCGTCCCCCAGAGAAGCGCCAGGCTGAGGTCACGCCGCAGGTGGTCCGTGCCCGCGAGGCCGTGCACCTCCCCATACACCACCAGCCGCACCCGCACCTCCGAGTCCGGCTCGAAGAGGTACGCCCGCACCCGCAGCGCGTACTGCCCCTGCACCGCCTCCTCCGGACGGTCTGGAGGGGAGAACAGGACCACCTCCGGACGCCCTCCCAGCTCCTGCTGGAGCCGCGGATCAGAACTCAGGCGGTAGACTTCCCGCCTGCGGACGGCGAACTCCGCGATCCGGACCTCCGGCCCACCCGGGGCGACCCAGCTCAGCTCCACCTGGGGCATCCGCTCCCGGTAGTCGGCCTCCAGGAAGACCCCCAGCTCGCTGGGAGGGCGCCGGTAGGGGTACGCGAACGAAAGCACACCCATCGCCTCCCGGACCTCCCCACCCAACGGCCGTGCGGACCAGACCTCACTGGTCCCTTCCACCACCAGGGTGCGGGGGAGATCCTCCCGCAAAAACCAGTTCACCCACTCGGGCCGGGCCGCCCGAGGGTTGTACTGCCACAGCTCCTCCCCACCCCGCCACAGGCGGATGGCTTCCGGATAGGGGACCGCGATCACCGCGTACACGGAGAGGGCCGTGAAAAACCCGATGATGACGAGGCCGCTCACCGCAGACCGGTATCGCACGAGCTCCCCGAGCACCCGCCGCATCCTCTATCCCCCCACCCGCACCCGGGGATCCACGATGGCGTACGCCACGTCCAACAGGAACACGGTGATGGCCAACAGGTACGCGTAGAGGATGGTGGCGCCCACGATCACGGGTGTGTCCGCGAGTCCCACCGCCTGGTAGAGGGTGCGGCCCAGGCCCGGCCAGTTGAACACCGTCTCCAGCACGATGGCCCCCGTCCACGTACCGATGAGTCCCAGGGCAAAGTTGGTGAGGAGGGTGGGAAGGGCCGGACGGAGGATGTACCGGCGCTCCAACAGCGGCCCCGGGAGTCCTTTTGCCCGGGCCAGATCCACGTAGTCCTCGCTGCTGAACAGCAGGAAGAAGGTGCGCCAGGAATAGACGGCCAGGGGGAGGGAGGTGAGGACGATGGCCCCCGCGGGCAGGATCATGTGCTTGAGGACGCTCGCCGCGTACGCCCACCTCCCCTCCGGAGGAGGGGCGTCCACCATGCCGCCGAAGGGCAGCCAGCGCAGCCACGCGGCAAAGATCAGGATTAGAAAGATCCCGTAGAACCAGGCGGGTGGGGTGGAGAGGGGGGCCAGGGCCACCACCAGGCGGTCCAGGGGGCTCCCGTACCTCCGGGAGAGACGCAGGGCCATCGCCACGGAGACGAAGAAGAGGAAGATTGAGGTGGTGGCGAACAGCAGGAGGGTGGGGCCCAGGCGGTCCAGAAGGATCTGGCGCACCAGCCGAGAGCCGACATCGCTGGTCATGCGCTCCGCGAACCCCAACCGCAGCAGGAGCGCATCCCGCAGGTAGATCAGGGATCGGACAAGGAAGGGGCGGTCAAGGCCCAGACGCCGCTCCTCCACCCGGATCATCTCCGCCACCACCCGCTCCCGCACCTCCGGCGGGAGCCGCCGGATCTGTTCGTTCAGGGAGGCCGCGAGGGCCACCTGCTCCCGGATCTCCGCCCGCTTGATCTGATCCACATACCCCCCCATGTTGGCCACCAGGATGGTGAGGTAGATGCCCACCACGGTGGTGAAGAACAGGGCCATCCCCCGGGTCGCGGTGTAGATGGCCACCCGGGCCAGGGTGGAGGTCGCCCGGGGACGGGGCAGATCGGGGGAGGCGATCTGGGACACGGCGGCTACTGCGGGGGCAAGGCCGTAAAGGTCAAGGAGGCGAATCCGGGAATGCTCACCACGCGGGAGATCACGATGACCTCCAGCCGCGAGGCGCCGGGTCTCAGACGGGAAGTCGCCTGCGGGGAGAGGACCACCCGCCAGCTCTCCCCGGCACGCTGCGCCCGACCCGTGTGGGCGAGCTCGTTGCGGGCATCGAACAGGAGGTAGCGCACCGCCTCGATGTCCCCGGGCGGATAGGGCCTCCCGCGGTGGGTGATGCGTACCTCGTACGTGGCCTCCTGCCCGGCCCGCACGGTGCGGGGGCCACTCAGGGAGGCGGTAGGGATTCGAGGTTCTCCGAACCGCAACCACTTGGTGGAGGGATCCGGAAACCGGCCGAACCGCCGCAGCTCCACGATCTTCTCCACGGGCGAGACCCGCTGCAGCAGGAATGGCCCCATGCCCACCCAGTAGTGCCCGCGGCCCGCCCGCCACGCCGCAAGCAGCCGCCATCGCTGCCGCGCCTCCTCCGGGGAGATCCACCGGCGCAGGGCCCGCTCGAAGGGGATGTAGTTCTCCCGTTGGGCGGCCCGGAGTTCCTCGTCCAGGATGGCGAGGGTGGGGCCCGCCACATAGTTGAGCCGCTCCACCCTCTTCTCCGTGGCCTTCGCGGCCGTGAAGGCCGCCCGTCCACTCGTCTCTGCCCGAATGCCCAACGCCACGGTATGCCAGGGCCCGGGTCCGAACCCGTACACCGGCCAGAAGGCCCCTGCCGAGGTCATGAGCTCCGCCTCCAGGGTCCAGTCCGTGCTGTAGTACTCCGCCACCAGGGGATCCTCCCGGACGATGCGGAACCCCCGGAAGGTCTCCACGAAGGATCGGAAGGCGGGAAGGTAAGAGCGGTCGAAGAGGGGGCTATGTTCCTCCGCCCGCTCGAAGGTGAGGATCCAGGCGAGCAGGATGTCGCCCAGGCTCAGGCGGTTCCCGTCGTGCCACTGCACCTTCCGGAAGAGGTCCCGGTCAAAGTAGACCACGCTCTTCCGGATCGCGGTGAGGCCCTGGGGATACCGCTCCCGCACCGTCACGAACCGCTGGGCCCGGGAATCCCACCCGATGATGGCGTCCTCCGGCACCCGGATCTGGGGCGCGAACTTCAACTCCACCCAGTCCGCGCTCTTGGTGACCGGTAGCCCCTGCTGGACCGTGACCTCCACCTTCTCGACCCGCTGCGGGATCGGCAGCCCCGTGTAGGGATCCGGAAGGAGCGGGTAGTCCTGGGTGGCGCGGATCAGGGTGGTGTCGAAGATCCAGTTGGAGCCGCCCACGGGGTTCCACGGCTCCGCGAGGATGCTCCGCAGGCCGATGCGCACCACGCCGCCCGTCCGACCTCGGTACCGGAGGGTGTAGGGCCAGAGGAACGACCCCGCAAGCCCCCCCGCGAGATCGCTCACCACCTCCACCTCCGACCGCCAGGCCAGGACGGGGAGCCGGTCCACCAGCCACACCCGCACGGAGTCCTGCAGGGCGAGCTCCAGGGCCCGCGCGAGCAAGCGGTTGCGCTCCTGCACGGAACGGAACCGGCGCTGCGCGAGCCGCTCTGCGAGCCGGTCGAACTCGGGGCTCGGCCGGTACGCCTGCCAGAGCGGACTCGGGAGGCCGCGCTTGGTGTAGAAGAAATCGAAGACGTCCACCTGGTCCCGGTCAATGACCGTGCTGATCCACCCCCCCGTGTAGAGGTGCCAGCGCCCCAGGGCGGGATCGCCTGTGCTCCAGATGGGGCTCAGCTCCGGGGCCCGACCGTACCGCCGCTCCACGGTGAACCCCACCTGCTCCAGGAGCCCCGCCACGTAATCCCCGATCTGCCGGCGCTCGTCCTCGATGCGGATCAGGAAGGTGAGCACCACGGGAGTCCCCCGGAAGTGCCACTTCCCGTCCACCAGGGTGGCCCCCAGCTTCCGCATCTCCTCCGTGAGGACCGCCCGGGCCCGCTCGGGGTTGTGCGCGTAGCGGATCTCCAGCCGCCTCGCCACCTCCGCGATGCGGGCGTAATCGGGGAACGCCCGGCTGATGGGAAGGTAGCGGGGCTCTCCGAGCCCCCCCATGAGCTCCTGGGCGATGTACCGCCGGTCCACGAGCCAGTTCACCGCCTCCCGGATGCGGGGGACCGCGAAGGGGTTGAGACGGTTCGTGCCGGGGAAGACGGGACCCACGGGGTTGAAGGTGAGCTCGTGATAGAGACCGTAGCTCGTGGTGGAGACGAGGGTCCGGCTCTGGCGGATGCGGTTGGCCACCTCCGGGATGGCCGTCTCGCTGAACCAGGCATGCAGGTCTCCGGCCTCCATCCGGCGCACCGCCGCCGCCTCGCTGGGTTCCTCCACCGCCACCACCGCGTCCACCCACGCGCCGACCCGCGGCCCCTGGGCTGCGGCCGCGGACACGCCCAGGAGGGCCAGCACCAGCACGCCCGCAAGGACTCTGCCCTGATGTACGCCTCGCCGCATGGATCTCCACCCCCCTGATCACGCGCGTGGGGCGACCGCGGTTCTCATCCTCCTCATTCTAGTCCGTGGCCTTCTCCAGGGGCGCATATCCCAGCGCGAGACGCTTCGTGCCCACGCCCGGGAACCGCACGGTGGCCACCGCCCGGCTGCCCTCTCCCTCGATCCCCACCACCTGGCCCAGGCCGAAGTGGCGGTGCCGCACCCATTCTCCTGCCCGGAGTTCCGGCACCTCCCGGTTCGGGAGATCCGGCCAATCCCCCGCCTCCGTGCGGGGAGTGCGCAGCTCCCGCAGGCACGCCCGGGGGAGCTCCTCCAGGAACCGGCTGGGCACGCTCGCGAAGGTACGCCCGAAGAGGGTGCGCTGCTGGGCATAGGTGAGGTACACCCGTTCCCTCGCCCGGGTGATGCCCACGTAGGCGAGCCGCCGTTCCTCCTCCAGCCGCCGGGGATCCTCCACGGAGCGGCTGTGGGGGAAGAGTCCCTCTTCCAGCCCGCACAGGAACACCACGGAGAACTCCAGTCCCTTCGCCGCGTGGAGGGTCAGGAGTGCCACCCGGTCCTGCGTCTCGTCGTAGACGTCCACGTCCGTCATGAGGGCCACGTGCTCCAAAAAGGCCTCCACGGAAGTCTCCCCGCTGGCCCGCTCGAATTCCTGCGCCACGGTTACCAGTTCCCGCAGGTTCTCCAGGCGCGCCGCGGCCTCCTCCGTGCCCTCCGCTTCCAGGGCTGCCCGGTACCCCGTCCTCTCGATGGCAAGGGCGATGAGCTCGGAGACCGTGGATTGGGACATGGCCTCCTGAAGCGCCTCCAGGACCGCCCCGAACCCCTCCACCGCCCGCCGGCTCTGCGGGGGAAGGCTCCCGAGCACCTCCGGGCATCGCATGGCCTGTACCGGCGGGATTCCGAGGCGCTCCGCGGCCGCCTCGATCCGTGCCAGGGTCCCCTCTCCGATGCCCCGGCGGGGGACGTTGACGATCCGGCGCAGGCTCAGCACATCCCGGGGATTCGCGAGCACCCGCAGGTACGCCAGGAGATCCTTCACCTCCCGCCGCTCGTAGAACCGGAGAGCCCCCACCACCTGGTAGGGGATCCCCGCCCGCAGGAGGGCCTCCTCGAACTGCCGGGATTGCGCATTGATCCGGTACAGGATCGCGCACGCCCGCAGGGGATACCCGCACGCCTGCAGCCTCCGGATCTCCTCCACCACGAACCGGGCCTCGTCGTGCTCGTCCCACGCCGCGTACACGGTGAGGGGTTCCCCGGCGGGGTTTTCTGTCCACAGGCGCTTGGGGTAACGGTGGGGGTTGTGGCGGATGAGGTGTTCCGCGGCCTCCAGGATGGTCCTCGTGGACCGGTAGTTCTGCTCCAGGGGGATGACGCGGGCGTCCGGGAAGTCGCGCTCGAACTCCAGGATGTTGCGGATGTCCGCGCCCCGCCATCCGTAGATGGCCTGATCCACGTCTCCCACCACGCACAGGTTCCGGTGCCGGGCCGCGAGGGCGCTGAGGAGGCGGAACTGCACGGGGTTGGTGTCCTGGTACTCGTCCACCAGGATGTGCAGGAACCGTTCCTGGCACTCCGCCAGCACATCCGGACAGGCTGCGAAAAGCCGCAGGGTTTCCAGGAGCATGTCGTCGAAGTCCAGGGCGTCGTGCTCCGCGAGGATCCGCTGGTACTCCCGCCACACCGCCGCCACCACCTGCTCGAAGTAGGTCGTGGCGCGCCGCTCGTAATCCGGCAGGTCCGTGCCCTCGTTCTTCGCCGCGGAGATGGCGGCGAGCACCGCGCCGGGTGGAATCCGCCGTTCGTCCAGGTTCAGCCGCCGCAGGGCCTCCCGCACGGTGGCCCGCTGGTCCTCCTCGTCGTAGATCACAAAGCGCGGGGCGAGCCCGATGCGTTCCCCCCACCGCCGCAGGAGGCGGCCGCAGACCCGGTGGAAGGTACCGATCCAGACCCGCTCCGCAATCCGCCCGCCCACCAGCTGCCCGATGCGGTCCCGCATCTCGCCCGCGGCCTTGTTGGTGAACGTCACCGCGAGGATGCGGTCCGGCGGCACCCCACGCCCTCCGATGAGGTGGGCCACCCGGTAGGCCAGGACCCGGGTCTTGCCGCTGCCCGCGCCCGCCAGGATCAACAGCGGCCCGCCCTCGTACAGGACCGCCTCCCGCTGCGCGGGGTTCAGGTCCGCGAGGAGGTCCGGGGAACGCATCGCGATCCGCACCGCTCCGGCACCGAGGCTCCAGTCCGTTCTAAGGGGTTCAGGATCGCCCGGGCGCTGCTACTACTATACCAACCCCGGCTCCCGGACCGCGGCCGGAATCGCCCTTCTACTCCCACTCGATGGTGGCGGGGGGCTTGGAGGTGATGTCATAGACCACCCGGGTGATCTCCGGGACCTCCCGGGTAATGCGGGCCGCGAGGGTCTCCAGCAGCTCCGGTGGCAGACGTGCCCAGTCCGCAGTCATCCCATCCTCGCTGGTCACCGCGCGGACCACGGCCACGTACCCGTACGTGCGGGAATCGCCCGCCACCCCCACGGCCCGCACGGGCAACAGCACGCAGAAGGCCTGCCAGAGGGAACGGCTCAGGCCCGCCCGCCGGATCTCCTCCGTCACGATGGCGTCCGCCTCCCGGAGGATGCGCAGCTTCTCCTCCGTGACCTCCCCCACCACCCGAATGGCGAGGCCCGGACCCGGAAAGGGATGCCGCCAGATGAGCTCGTCGGGAAGCCCCAGGGCCTTCGCCAGCTCCCGCACCTCGTCCTTGAACAGCTCCCGGAAGGGCTCCACGAGCTGAAAGCTCATGCGCTCCGGAAGGCCGCCCACGTTGTGGTGGGTCTTGATGCGGGCCGCGGTCCGGGTGCCGCTCTCGATGACGTCCGGGTACAGGGTGCCCTGCACGAGGAAGTCGATGCGCCCGAGCCGGCGCGCGTGCTCCTCGAAGACCCGCACGAACTCCTCCCCGATGCGCCGCCGCTTCTCCTCCGGATCCACCACGCCCCGCAGCCGTTCCAGGAAGCGGGCGGAGGCATCCACGTGGAGC includes:
- a CDS encoding ABC transporter substrate-binding protein, with product MRRGVHQGRVLAGVLVLALLGVSAAAAQGPRVGAWVDAVVAVEEPSEAAAVRRMEAGDLHAWFSETAIPEVANRIRQSRTLVSTTSYGLYHELTFNPVGPVFPGTNRLNPFAVPRIREAVNWLVDRRYIAQELMGGLGEPRYLPISRAFPDYARIAEVARRLEIRYAHNPERARAVLTEEMRKLGATLVDGKWHFRGTPVVLTFLIRIEDERRQIGDYVAGLLEQVGFTVERRYGRAPELSPIWSTGDPALGRWHLYTGGWISTVIDRDQVDVFDFFYTKRGLPSPLWQAYRPSPEFDRLAERLAQRRFRSVQERNRLLARALELALQDSVRVWLVDRLPVLAWRSEVEVVSDLAGGLAGSFLWPYTLRYRGRTGGVVRIGLRSILAEPWNPVGGSNWIFDTTLIRATQDYPLLPDPYTGLPIPQRVEKVEVTVQQGLPVTKSADWVELKFAPQIRVPEDAIIGWDSRAQRFVTVRERYPQGLTAIRKSVVYFDRDLFRKVQWHDGNRLSLGDILLAWILTFERAEEHSPLFDRSYLPAFRSFVETFRGFRIVREDPLVAEYYSTDWTLEAELMTSAGAFWPVYGFGPGPWHTVALGIRAETSGRAAFTAAKATEKRVERLNYVAGPTLAILDEELRAAQRENYIPFERALRRWISPEEARQRWRLLAAWRAGRGHYWVGMGPFLLQRVSPVEKIVELRRFGRFPDPSTKWLRFGEPRIPTASLSGPRTVRAGQEATYEVRITHRGRPYPPGDIEAVRYLLFDARNELAHTGRAQRAGESWRVVLSPQATSRLRPGASRLEVIVISRVVSIPGFASLTFTALPPQ
- a CDS encoding UvrD-helicase domain-containing protein is translated as MRIAMRSPDLLADLNPAQREAVLYEGGPLLILAGAGSGKTRVLAYRVAHLIGGRGVPPDRILAVTFTNKAAGEMRDRIGQLVGGRIAERVWIGTFHRVCGRLLRRWGERIGLAPRFVIYDEEDQRATVREALRRLNLDERRIPPGAVLAAISAAKNEGTDLPDYERRATTYFEQVVAAVWREYQRILAEHDALDFDDMLLETLRLFAACPDVLAECQERFLHILVDEYQDTNPVQFRLLSALAARHRNLCVVGDVDQAIYGWRGADIRNILEFERDFPDARVIPLEQNYRSTRTILEAAEHLIRHNPHRYPKRLWTENPAGEPLTVYAAWDEHDEARFVVEEIRRLQACGYPLRACAILYRINAQSRQFEEALLRAGIPYQVVGALRFYERREVKDLLAYLRVLANPRDVLSLRRIVNVPRRGIGEGTLARIEAAAERLGIPPVQAMRCPEVLGSLPPQSRRAVEGFGAVLEALQEAMSQSTVSELIALAIERTGYRAALEAEGTEEAAARLENLRELVTVAQEFERASGETSVEAFLEHVALMTDVDVYDETQDRVALLTLHAAKGLEFSVVFLCGLEEGLFPHSRSVEDPRRLEEERRLAYVGITRARERVYLTYAQQRTLFGRTFASVPSRFLEELPRACLRELRTPRTEAGDWPDLPNREVPELRAGEWVRHRHFGLGQVVGIEGEGSRAVATVRFPGVGTKRLALGYAPLEKATD